From Calothrix sp. PCC 6303, a single genomic window includes:
- a CDS encoding cyanophycinase: MVRTSENLIETSGTSNNFEYYLEGGKVSRNSAKPTPGILLIGGAAGDKLGEDAATRWFLNLADGGNFLVLRSGKIGKQASWIYDNYRDFVSSAAELSINSRDAANNPEVIQYIRDADALFLAGGNQSDYQDYWEGTGVENAINYLINKKQVPVAGTSAGMAILGDCYYAPKDQGLVSSEILDNPFHPNTKNIYRSDFIRVPFLKNTITDTHLDRINSNNPETRYGRFFGLVARVVHDCNCLPVYGIGLEEGAFVAIDQKGIAQIFGNSESQGQDAYFLQTNGAAPEQIKPNLPLIWNHQGKATKVYKISGTPEGSGHFDLNNWKNVDGGTWEYWFTTGGESGFQRQSI; the protein is encoded by the coding sequence GTGGTCAGGACATCTGAAAATCTCATCGAGACAAGTGGTACTAGTAACAACTTTGAATATTATCTCGAAGGCGGAAAAGTTAGCCGGAATTCCGCAAAACCCACCCCCGGCATTTTATTAATTGGTGGTGCAGCAGGAGACAAATTAGGAGAAGACGCAGCAACCCGCTGGTTTTTAAACCTGGCAGATGGAGGGAATTTTCTAGTCCTTCGTTCCGGTAAAATTGGAAAACAAGCTAGTTGGATTTACGATAATTACCGAGATTTTGTCAGTTCAGCCGCTGAACTCTCAATCAATAGCCGAGACGCTGCCAACAATCCTGAAGTAATTCAATATATCCGCGATGCCGATGCTCTATTTTTAGCAGGTGGAAACCAAAGCGATTATCAAGATTATTGGGAAGGAACAGGTGTAGAAAATGCGATTAATTACCTAATTAATAAAAAACAAGTTCCTGTAGCCGGAACTAGTGCAGGAATGGCAATTTTAGGTGATTGTTACTATGCACCAAAAGATCAAGGTTTGGTCAGTTCGGAAATTTTAGACAATCCATTTCATCCCAACACAAAAAATATCTATCGTAGTGATTTTATTCGCGTTCCTTTTCTAAAAAATACAATTACCGACACACACTTAGATAGAATTAATAGCAATAATCCCGAAACCAGATATGGGAGATTTTTCGGATTAGTTGCAAGGGTTGTACATGATTGCAATTGCCTTCCCGTATACGGAATCGGTTTAGAAGAAGGTGCATTTGTCGCAATTGATCAAAAGGGAATTGCCCAAATATTTGGCAATAGCGAAAGCCAAGGGCAAGATGCTTACTTTTTACAAACTAATGGTGCAGCACCCGAACAAATAAAACCCAATTTACCGCTAATTTGGAATCACCAAGGAAAAGCCACAAAAGTCTATAAAATTTCTGGCACACCCGAAGGTAGTGGACATTTTGACTTAAATAATTGGAAAAACGTTGACGGTGGAACCTGGGAATATTGGTTTACAACTGGTGGTGAATCAGGCTTTCAACGGCAATCAATATAA
- a CDS encoding ABC transporter substrate-binding protein/permease, with amino-acid sequence MKKRRKSLFTLLFAAVFAISIITSQNHPLLASSVGKDTLTMITSPDYPPFEYYENQGSSRKIVGFDIDIANYIAKELGFKLEIMETDFGGLIPALQANRADFAMASMNPTPERKQNVDFSLIYYQGKDTIVADKDSKITKLEDLAGKRLGVQLGTTQEQSAKKMAAKLPGMEIKLLSKAPEMIQEIKSGRIDAVILGEIVAQGFTQSNPELGFYPLPPEGKEAGGSAVAFPKNSPLVAPFNKVLQKMIDSGDLNKLKTQRIAAIKDTLIPTPVVANKGFNFDLGRIIPDIPFILQGIPVSLMFTLLSLFFGLIWGTLLSLFKITGIKALTWFANAYTSVFRGTPMLLQLALVYYATPQLTGYNIPALQAGVLTFTLNSGAYMSETIRGGIQSVDKGQTEAALSMGVPYHLMMWDIIIPQALKNILPALVNETIGLLKDSALVSTLGMVEILRSAQIVGANKYIYFEPLLFAGLIYYVLVMSLTFSASALERRLRLSE; translated from the coding sequence ATGAAAAAGCGGAGAAAATCACTTTTTACCCTGCTATTTGCGGCAGTTTTCGCAATCAGCATCATTACTAGTCAAAATCATCCGCTACTTGCATCATCGGTTGGGAAAGACACATTAACAATGATTACTTCCCCCGATTATCCCCCTTTTGAGTATTATGAAAATCAGGGAAGTAGCCGCAAAATAGTTGGTTTTGACATCGATATTGCTAACTACATCGCTAAAGAATTAGGATTCAAACTGGAAATCATGGAAACAGATTTCGGTGGTTTGATTCCTGCATTGCAAGCAAATCGCGCTGACTTTGCAATGGCAAGTATGAATCCGACACCCGAAAGAAAGCAAAATGTTGATTTTTCCCTAATTTACTACCAAGGCAAAGACACAATTGTTGCCGATAAAGACAGTAAAATTACTAAATTAGAAGATTTAGCAGGCAAACGCTTGGGTGTGCAATTAGGTACAACTCAAGAACAAAGTGCCAAAAAAATGGCAGCAAAGTTACCAGGAATGGAAATTAAGCTGTTAAGTAAAGCCCCAGAAATGATTCAAGAAATCAAATCGGGACGGATTGATGCGGTGATTTTGGGTGAAATTGTCGCCCAAGGATTTACCCAATCGAACCCAGAATTAGGATTTTATCCGTTACCACCAGAGGGTAAAGAAGCAGGAGGAAGCGCTGTAGCATTCCCCAAAAATTCCCCTTTGGTTGCACCATTTAACAAAGTTTTGCAGAAAATGATTGATAGTGGCGATTTAAATAAGCTGAAAACTCAGCGAATTGCCGCTATTAAAGATACGTTAATTCCCACTCCAGTAGTAGCAAATAAAGGATTCAATTTTGACTTAGGGCGTATTATTCCCGATATCCCCTTTATTCTTCAGGGAATACCCGTAAGCTTAATGTTTACTTTATTATCATTATTTTTCGGCTTAATTTGGGGTACATTACTTTCCCTTTTCAAAATTACCGGAATTAAAGCCTTAACTTGGTTTGCTAATGCCTATACCTCGGTGTTTCGCGGTACACCGATGCTTTTACAGTTGGCATTAGTTTATTATGCAACACCCCAACTGACAGGTTATAATATACCCGCGTTACAAGCTGGTGTATTAACATTTACCCTGAATTCCGGTGCATACATGTCAGAAACCATTCGAGGAGGCATTCAATCGGTGGATAAAGGACAAACCGAAGCAGCTTTGTCGATGGGTGTTCCTTACCATTTGATGATGTGGGATATCATTATTCCCCAAGCTTTGAAGAATATTCTCCCAGCTTTGGTAAATGAGACTATTGGACTGTTGAAAGATTCTGCACTAGTATCGACTTTGGGAATGGTGGAAATATTACGTAGTGCCCAAATTGTCGGAGCAAATAAATATATTTACTTTGAACCTCTATTATTTGCGGGATTAATTTACTACGTCTTGGTTATGAGTTTAACCTTTAGTGCATCAGCTTTAGAAAGGAGATTGCGGTTAAGTGAGTAG